Genomic window (Luteolibacter sp. Y139):
GAAGCCATGTTTGTCGGCAAGCTTCGGCCGGATTGAGATGATCTATCTATCGGTTCGACATCGGCGGAGTCTCCACGCAAGTTCACGCTCATGTATCAAGCACCACCACCGCGTCAGATCGTGCCGATCACCCGCATGCCGAAGACCTCGGCGCTTGGCGTGGCCGGACTGGTGCTTGGGTTGTTGGGGATCTGTGCCGGCATTACCTCCTTGCCTGCGGTGATCTGTGGTCATCTTTCCTTGCGCGCGATCCGTCGTTCGGGCGGGGAGTTGGGTGGCCAAGGAATGGCGATCACGGGACTGGTGTTTGGTTATCTTGGTCTCGCGGGTCTCACGTTGTTCCTCGTGTTCGCAGGCATGGGCGCGAAGAAGGCGGCGAAGGATGCAGCAGTCGCGGGCACGCCTTACCCGCTGTCCTCGGTGGCGATTCCCAGTTTTCCCGCACTACCGGCGATGACTGCGCTGGGCGATAGCGGGGTGAAGGTCGGCCAGCTTCGCCTGCAATCCGGCTCCGGTCCCGGCGAGTCGATGGAGCTGCGCATTTACCTGCCTGCCGGAAACCCCGCTGCGGGCTCGCTGCGCTGTGTGCTCGTGGCCCCGGCTGGCACCACCTTGCTTTCCGGGACGGATGTTGGTCCGTTGGATGCGGGGGCTTATCACGATGAATGCCTGCCGTATGCCGAGGCAGGCATGGCGGTGGTGATGTATTCCCTGGATGGAAATTTGGACCGCGACGATTCGGACGACCGGGAGAAATCCAAGGCGGCCTACGAGCGCTTCCGCGGTGCCCAGGCAGGGCTCGTGAATGCACGCAATGCCCTCGAATTCGTCCTGGCACGCATGCCTCAGGTCGATCGCGGAAAGATCTTTGCCGCGGGGCATAGCTCGGCGGCCACGCTGTCGCTGCTCTTTGGCGAGCATGAGTCCCGCCTCGCCGGATGTGCGGCCTATGCGCCTGCGACGGACGTGGAGGCGCGCCTGAAGGAAGTCACCGACAATCCCTTCAGCAATCTGGCGTTCCCCGAAATCAAGGCCTTCCTGAAGCGCAGCTCACCGAAGACGCATGCCGACAAGCTCACGATCCCGGCTTTAGTGTTTCACGCGGCGGACGACAAGAACGTGCCCGTTGCCGATTCGCGTGATTTCGTGGCGAATCTCAAGGCGAAGGGCGCCGATATCACGTTCCGCGAAGTTCCTGAAGGCGGCCACTACGATGCCATGATCGTCGAGGGCATTCCCGCAGGAATCGAGTGGATGAAGCGCCGCTGAATCACCGGTTCCGCACCTTCGCCCGCAGGTGCCCGCGGAAGCGCTGGTTCCGCTGCTCCACGAATTCCGGTGCATAGAGACGGCGTGTGAGATCGCGGAAGCCGTTCTTCAGCTCCTCCACACTCATGTCCGTCGGCCGGAAATTGATGTCGAAGAGAGTGCAGCGTTCGGTCGCTTCTTCCGAGAGTAGCCGGCCTTCTTCCGACAGCCGCTTCCACAGCGGAGTGCCGGGAAAGGGCGTGAGGTAGGTGACTTGCACATCGTAGAGCCCGCTTTCCTCCACGAAGCGAAAGACGTGTTCGAAGCTGTCTGTCCCGTCGCCGTCGAGGCCAAGAATAAAGCAGCCGTTCACCGTGATACCATGGCGCTGGATGGTCTCCACGGCACGCAGATAGCGATCGGTGCGGCGGGCTTTCCAGTTGGATTTCTTCTCCACGCCATTGAGTGAATCGAAGCGCGGGCTTTCGAATCCGATGAGCACCTGATGGCAACCCGCGTCGCGCATCATCTTCAGCAAGTCCTCGTCATCAGCGACGGACACATCGGTCTCGGTGAACCAGCGCAGGCTCTCTTTCCCGAGCGCTTGCATCAGGGCGCGGCCATGGCGCTTGTCGGCGAAGGTATTGTCATCGGCGAATTCGACGAAAGGCCGGCCGAACAGCTCCTTCAGCCGCTTCACCTCGGCGATGATCTTCTCAACCGGCTTGGTGCGGAAGGTCGGTGAAAGGCGCATGGAAGCCGCGCAGAACTCGCAGGCATACGGACACCCGCGCTGCGTTTGAACCGTGAAGCGTGGGTAGCGGTCCGGCGACAACAGATCGAAGCGAGGCATCGGCGCATGCCGGAAATCAAAGGGCCCGCTACGACGGGCATCGTACATCGGCTTCAATTCGCCACGCTCCAGATCCCGCAGGACTTCCGGCCACACAACCTCGCCCTCACCGATGACCACCGAGTCAACATGCTTCGCGGCTTCGTCCGGCGCGAGCGTCGCGTGCAGGCCTCCAAGGATCACCGGAATCCCTTTCTCGCGGAACTTTGCCGCCATCGCATAGGCTTCCTTCGAAGTCGCACTCAGCGTGGAAAGTGCGATCGCATCGAAACGATCCGGCACCTCCGAGATATCCCGCACTTCCAGATACTCGGCCCCGATGTGAGGCGGCGACATTCCCGCCAAGGTCAGCAACCCGAGCGATGGCAATGCCTCGATCTCCCGCGCCCGCCGCGCCACCGCAGGGAACGACAAGCCGAGCTGGAGCAGCTCAAGATCGACGAGCCGCAGCCCGCTCATCGCGACGTAGCCGATATTCATGACCGGGCGAAAAGGATGACCGAGATGCCCGCCGCCGCGGACAACACCGGGATGAAGAAGAGATGGCGGAACGGCTTTCGCCATGCGCACAGGAAGCAATTCAGCGGCATCGCCACCAGTGCCACCAGCAGCGCGATCGAGCCAATCCGCGCGGCCTCGTGAGCCACACCCAGCGGCTCCAGCGACAGCGCGTAGAAGAGATTGATCAGCCCGATCCCGAAAAAGGAAATGTGCCCCAGCCTCACCATCCGCCGCTCGTGGCTGCCGTAGCCGCCCAGCCAGTCCTCACGGTGGAAGAGCAGCCCCATGATCGCCCCGCTGATCACGCCGCCGAGAAAGCCGGCCCAGCCGGTGAGAAGCGAGAACTTGAGGGGATCCACAGCGTCACTTCAGCAGGGGTGAGGCGCCCGTGATAATCGAATCCGCGAGGCACATGATCGCGTCAAACGATGGATCTGCCGGAACGAGTTCCCGGGGTGGGTGCGGGGTAATCCATCTCCGGATTTCCCTGAATTTGGCCTGAAAATACCGGGGTTTCGCCCATTTCTCCCTGATTTTCAATCTCCTGCGCCGGTAGTTGACCCCTCGGGGGGGCGTTGCTAGCTTCCGCGCCCGCAAAATGAGTTCCGAATCGCAATACAAAGACACGCTGCTGCTGCCGCAAACGACGTTCCCGATGCGCGGGGACCTCGTGGACAACGAGCCGAAGCGGTTGGCGATTTGGGAGAAACAGGGACTTTACCATAAGGTTCTCGGCCGCCGCCGCGCGCAGAAGGCTCCCACCTTCCTCCTCCACGATGGCCCGCCCTTCGCGAATGGAGACGTGCACATGGGCACCGCGCTGAACAAGGTGCTGAAGGATCTCGTCGTGAAGTCGAAGACGATGGCCGGCTTCACCGCGCCGTTCGTTCCCGGCTGGGACTGCCACGGCCTGCCGATCGAGTTCAAGGTGGTGAAGCAAGCCACCGGCCTCGAGCCCGCCGAGATCCGCCGCCGTTGCACCGAGTTCGCGGAGAAGTTCATCGATATCCAGCGCGGCTCGTTCCGCCGCCTTGGTGTGTTCGGCGATTGGGATAATCCCTACCTCACCATGGCCCCCGGCTATGAGGCGGAGATCCTGCGCGTGTTCGCCAAGCTCGTTGAAAGCGGCTCCGTCTATCAGAGCAAGAAGCCCGTCCAGTGGTCCTACGGCGCGCAGACCG
Coding sequences:
- a CDS encoding DUF4190 domain-containing protein, which translates into the protein MYQAPPPRQIVPITRMPKTSALGVAGLVLGLLGICAGITSLPAVICGHLSLRAIRRSGGELGGQGMAITGLVFGYLGLAGLTLFLVFAGMGAKKAAKDAAVAGTPYPLSSVAIPSFPALPAMTALGDSGVKVGQLRLQSGSGPGESMELRIYLPAGNPAAGSLRCVLVAPAGTTLLSGTDVGPLDAGAYHDECLPYAEAGMAVVMYSLDGNLDRDDSDDREKSKAAYERFRGAQAGLVNARNALEFVLARMPQVDRGKIFAAGHSSAATLSLLFGEHESRLAGCAAYAPATDVEARLKEVTDNPFSNLAFPEIKAFLKRSSPKTHADKLTIPALVFHAADDKNVPVADSRDFVANLKAKGADITFREVPEGGHYDAMIVEGIPAGIEWMKRR
- a CDS encoding B12-binding domain-containing radical SAM protein; the encoded protein is MNIGYVAMSGLRLVDLELLQLGLSFPAVARRAREIEALPSLGLLTLAGMSPPHIGAEYLEVRDISEVPDRFDAIALSTLSATSKEAYAMAAKFREKGIPVILGGLHATLAPDEAAKHVDSVVIGEGEVVWPEVLRDLERGELKPMYDARRSGPFDFRHAPMPRFDLLSPDRYPRFTVQTQRGCPYACEFCAASMRLSPTFRTKPVEKIIAEVKRLKELFGRPFVEFADDNTFADKRHGRALMQALGKESLRWFTETDVSVADDEDLLKMMRDAGCHQVLIGFESPRFDSLNGVEKKSNWKARRTDRYLRAVETIQRHGITVNGCFILGLDGDGTDSFEHVFRFVEESGLYDVQVTYLTPFPGTPLWKRLSEEGRLLSEEATERCTLFDINFRPTDMSVEELKNGFRDLTRRLYAPEFVEQRNQRFRGHLRAKVRNR